The proteins below are encoded in one region of Diorhabda carinulata isolate Delta chromosome 3, icDioCari1.1, whole genome shotgun sequence:
- the LOC130891889 gene encoding fibril-forming collagen alpha chain-like has translation MNFSTRLSVVLLASIILSPSALARSRSQHNAKEDPQSDEPNQSDIQNQDPNNEIDDYDKLEDYEYYDETETKRPTSSVPIYSTTRIPITTPQPENERPRTRYPERTTEIFVQPDDEHPTPRNPGATGTVDVHVIPPTTDKVFSCIQDNRVYQDKDKWKVGDCTECNCVRGKVQCATDDVCLQNHATPVEGPQGEHGEPGEPGIPGDPGMPGSPGYPGIPGPPGPPGPLPDLSAFYHQLAQVQASGDKGPSYPEPFQYLQAQVGPVGSRGPPGPPGPAGPQGFQGLRGETGETGPSGPPGPPGLRGPPGPPGKDGERGDDGEPGAVGPPGTTGPRGLPGMPGLPGTKGHRGFPGLDGSKGEQGAWGEKGVQGVAGPMGPIGPMGPAGPRGERGREGPPGPPGLRGIDGIAGPPGLPGSIGKPGSPGFPGSPGAKGDQGGQGPKGSQGFQGPRGESGRPGSPGESGPPGPAGKDGYPGEKGNTGAPGIIGPPGFPGARGSPGLSGSPGQPGAKGASGLPGERGYKGESGLKGEVGSPGPRGLPGLTGPEGKRGKRGMRGPPGAQGPVGERGLTGVRGLPGPDGAPGPKGQSGERGAIGPAGSRGPQGEPGRQGAPGLQGIRGITGRTGSPGKPGSPGERGSPGQDGKQGEPGPQGIQGLPGPLGAPGERGLAGEPGKDGEPGPQGPAGPRGDAGKDGSIGPQGPPGPPGIDGERGPPGVGGPRGFQGLPGAMGNPGQPGKDGEPGPQGPIGAPGPQGQRGERGFPGERGPAGVQGLQGIKGSAGAQGADGPPGPDGRPGTKGHPGLPGAIGLPGLRGQPGPQGEKGEHGSPGPIGPEGPPGRQGERGLTGPGGPPGPPGEPAAPGDPGPPGVAGEQGAPGATGERGPSGPPGPQGFPGPPGLIGLPGLKGDRGFTGLKGAQGNPGLIGRPGEPGPQGPVGLTGAKGARGESGPRGDAGLMGPPGRAGEPGPAGLPGSVGPPGAQGLPGIKGSTGDVGRQGLPGPPGIAGLPGLEGAKGERGNEGSPGSIGPIGPQGPAGERGLPGYPGPPGSVGPHGIRGPPGEVGIPGKPGNEGPPGSQGPTGLPGPPGPTGDQGPEGPAGKPGQPGISGRPGDKGPQGLPGSPGSMGPPGLPGPIGAPGPAGLTGERGPRGEQGPPGPDGPIGERGKPGAPGLQGAKGDRGDIGLMGPKGHAGLMGLQGLPGSQGPPGERGLPGERGLPGKDGDIGPRGPAGRDGNTGPPGVMGPPGPRGESGKDGRPGLQGSAGPPGPPGPPGDGINYDAASLAALLSQSQYNQKGPDPMNDQPPRIFGKEMTQEETRELIDKAFEQLKTSFEKLRKPNGQKNSPGKTCRDIKAAYPDSQNGQYWVDPNGGDVEDAILVYCKMEEGATCVMPSPKRSPEVHYQGKEPEMWLGEMRQGVKMTYKADSTQIAFLHLLSSKATQNITYHCRKSVAYFDATRHTFRRGIKLLAWNDVEITPKGKLKYEVLSDECRYRKDAWTESVLVYKTDKPQRLPIIDVGIRDTGDRDQYFWIDIGEVCFS, from the exons ATGAATTTCAGTACGCGCTTGAGTGTAGTCCTATTGGCGTCAATAATCCTTAGTCCTTCGGCATTAGCTAGATCGAGGAGCCAACACAACGCCAAAGAGGACCCCCAATCGGATGAACCGAATCAAAGCGATATACAAAATCAAGATCCCAACAACGAAATCGACGATTATGATAAATTAGAAGATTACGAATACTACGAtgaaacagaaacaaaaagac cgACATCGTCCGTACCGATATATTCCACTACTCGTATTCCGATAACGACTCCTCAACCGGAAAACGAACGTCCCCGTACCCGTTACCCGGAAAGAACGACCGAAATATTCGTTCAACCCGATGACGAACATCCCACGCCCCGGAACCCCGGAGCTACGGGCACCGTAGACGTTCACGTGATTCCCCCAACGACCGATAAAGTTTTTTCGTGTATCCAGGATAATAGAGTGTACCAGGACAAGGATAAATGGAAAGTAGGCGATTGTACCGAATGTAACTGCGTTAGAGGTAAGGTGCAATGCGCCACTGATGATGTCTGCCTTCAAAACCACGCCACTCCTGTAGAAg GACCTCAAGGAGAGCACGGAGAACCTGGAGAACCGGGAATACCTGGTGATCCCGGAATGCCGGGTAGTCCAGGTTATCCGGGTATACCAGGACCGCCGGGACCTCCGGGACCTTTACCGGATTTATCAGCTTTTTACCATCAATTAGCACAAGTTCAAGCTAGCGGCGATAAAGGTCCGAGTTATCCAGAACCTTTCCAATACCTTCAAGCACAAGTCGGACCTGTGGGATCTAGAGGACCTCCAG GACCGCCAGGTCCTGCGGGACCACAAGGTTTTCAAGGTCTCCGAGGGGAAACTGGCGAAACTGGTCCCAGTGGACCACCCGGTCCGCCTGGGCTCAGAGGACCTCCAGGACCGCCCGGAAAAGAC ggTGAAAGAGGAGACGACGGCGAACCGGGAGCAGTAGGACCTCCGGGTACTACAGGACCTCGAGGTTTACCTGGTATGCCCGGTTTACCGGGAACAAAAGGACATCGAGGATTTCCGGGTTTAGATGGTAGTAAAGGAGAACAAGGAGCTTGGGGTGAGAAAGGCGTTCAAGGAGTAGCAGGTCCAATGGGTCCCATCGGTCCAATGGGTCCGGCGGGTCCAAGAGGAGAAAGAGGAAGAGAAGGACCACCCGGACCGCCTGGATTAAGAGGAATCGACGGAATTGCCGGCCCACCAGGTTTACCA GGTTCCATTGGAAAACCGGGATCTCCTGGTTTCCCCGGAAGCCCGGGAGCCAAGGGAGATCAAGGCGGTCAAGGTCCTAAAGGAAGTCAAGGATTTCAAGGTCCTAGAGGTGAGTCAGGTAGACCGGGTTCTCCCGGTGAATCAGGACCGCCCGGACCTGCAGGGAAAGATGGATATCCCGGTGAAAAAGGAAACACCGGAGCACCGGGGATAATCGGACCACCGGGTTTTCCTGGAGCAAGAGGTTCACCCGGATTATCCGGAAGTCCAGGTCAGCCAGGAGCTAAAGGGGCGTCA GGACTTCCCGGAGAACGAGGATACAAAGGAGAAAGCGGTTTGAAAGGTGAAGTAGGATCCCCCGGACCAAGAGGACTTCCCGGGCTAACAGGGCCTGAAGGTAAACGCGGTAAACGTGGTATGAGAGGTCCGCCCGGCGCTCAAGGTCCCGTTGGAGAAAGAGGACTTACCGGAGTAAGAGGTCTTCCCGGACCGGACGGAGCGCCGGGTCCTAAAG GGCAATCGGGTGAACGTGGTGCTATCGGTCCCGCTGGCTCTAGAGGTCCTCAAGGTGAACCTGGTCGACAAGGAGCTCCGGGCTTACAAGGAATTAGAGGTATAACTGGTCGTACAGGATCGCCCGGGAAACCTGGGTCTCCAGGAGAAAGAGGGTCGCCAGGACAAGACGGAAAACAAGGAGAACCTGGACCGCAAGGTATTCAAGGACTTCCAGGACCTTTGGGAGCTCCAGGAGAAAGAGGATTAGCA GGTGAACCGGGAAAAGATGGAGAGCCCGGACCTCAAGGTCCAGCCGGTCCAAGAGGTGATGCCGGCAAAGATGGTAGTATCGGACCGCAAGGACCACCTGGACCTCCTGGTATTGACGGTGAACGTGGACCACCGGGAGTTGGCGGACCAAGAGGTTTTCAGGGACTTCCCGGAGCTATGGGTAATCCCGGTCAACCGGGGAAAGACGGAGAACCGGGACCTCAAGGTCCTATAGGCGCTCCAGGACCACAAGGACAAAGAGGCGAACGAGGTTTTCCCGGTGAACGGGGACCTGCTGGTGTACAAGGTTTGCAAGGTATCAAGGGATCTGCAGGAGCTCAAGGCGCGGATGGACCTCCC ggTCCTGACGGAAGACCAGGAACCAAAGGTCATCCGGGTTTACCAGGTGCCATAGGATTACCCGGATTAAGAGGACAACCGGGCCCACAAGGAGAAAAAGGAGAACACGGATCCCCCGGACCTATCGGACCGGAAGGTCCTCCAGGCCGTCAAGGTGAACGAGGATTAACGGGACCGGGAGGACCGCCCGGTCCACCGGGCGAACCTGCAGCACCAGGAGATCCGGGACCACCTGGAGTAGCAG GTGAACAAGGCGCACCAGGCGCGACGGGAGAAAGGGGTCCATCAGGACCTCCAGGACCTCAAGGATTTCCGGGACCGCCGGGATTAATAGGATTACCTGGACTTAAAGGAGATAGAGGATTTACTGGTTTGAAAGGCGCTCAAGGTAATCCAGGTCTGATAGGTAGACCTGGTGAACCCGGACCACAAGGTCCCGTTGGTTTAACGGGAGCGAAAGGCGCTAGAGGAGAATCTGGACCTAGAGGAGACGCTGGACTTATGGGCCCTCCTGGGAGAGCGGGAGAGCCTGGACCAGCt GGACTTCCCGGAAGTGTCGGACCGCCAGGAGCTCAAGGACTTCCGGGTATAAAGGGTTCGACAGGTGATGTAGGTAGACAAGGCCTACCTGGGCCACCCGGTATAGCAGGACTTCCGGGATTAGAAGGAGCTAAGGGAGAAAGAGGAAATGAAGGATCTCCCGGTTCTATTGGACCGATCGGACCGCAAGGACCAGCCGGAGAAAGAGGACTACCAGGATATCCGGGACCACCTGGATCCGTCGGCCCTCACGGAATTAGAGGACCGCCGGGTGAAGTGGGCATACCCGGTAAACCTGGAAACGAAGGTCCTCCCGGATCACAAGGACCAACGGGTCTTCCTGGACCGCCGGGGCCCACTGGGGATCAAGGACCCGAAGGACCTGCAGGTAAACCGGGACAACCCGGAATTTCTGGCAGACCAGGCGACAAAGGTCCTCAAGGTTTGCCAGGATCGCCGGGAAGTATGGGACCACCTGGATTACCA GGTCCAATCGGAGCTCCAGGACCTGCCGGATTAACTGGCGAACGAGGTCCGCGCGGGGAACAAGGTCCCCCCGGACCGGACGGTCCAATAGGAGAGAGAGGAAAACCGGGAGCTCCAGGTCTCCAAGGAGCTAAAGGAGATCGAGGAGATATAGGATTAATGGGACCGAAGGGACATGCGGGATTAATGGGTTTACAAGGTTTACCAGGATCACAGGGTCCACCTGGAGAACGTGGTCTACCGGGAGAAAGGGGTCTGCCAGGAAAAGACGGAGACATCGGTCCTCGAGGACCAGCCGGAAGAGACGGAAATACCGGACCTCCGGGTGTGATGGGTCCTCCGGGACCCAGAGGAGAATCCGGTAAAGACGGAAGACCAGGACTACAAGGATCCGCTg gaCCTCCTGGGCCTCCGGGACCACCAGGCGATGGAATTAACTACGACGCCGCTAGTTTAGCCGCTCTATTATCCCAAAGCCAATACAATCAAAAAGGACCCGATCCGATGAACGACCAACCGCCAAGAATATTCGGTAAAGAAATGACCCAAGAAGAGACTAGAGAATTGATAGACAAAGCTTTCGAACAACTAAAAACGTCCTTTGAAAAATTGAGGAAACCCAACGGACAGAAAAACTCTCCCGGTAAAACTTGCAGGGATATCAAAGCGGCTTATCCCGATTCGCAAAACG GACAATATTGGGTCGATCCCAACGGCGGGGACGTCGAAGACGCGATTCTCGTCTATTGCAAAATGGAGGAGGGCGCCACTTGCGTAATGCCGAGTCCGAAACGATCACCGGAGGTTCATTATCAAGGGAAAGAACCGGAAATGTGGCTCGGCGAAATGCGACAAGGCGTAAAGATGACTTACAAAGCCGACAGTACCCAAATAGCATTCTTACATTTACTATCATCGAAAGCTACACAAAACATAACGTACCACTGTAGAAAATCCGTCGCTTATTTCGACGCCACGCGACATACTTTCAGAAGAGGAATCAAACTGTTGGCTTGGAACGACGTCGAAATCACGCCGAAGGGAAAACTTAAATACGAAGTACTGTCCGACGAATGCAGG TACCGAAAAGATGCTTGGACCGAATCGGTATTGGTATACAAAACGGACAAACCGCAAAGATTACCAATAATTGACGTCGGAATTCGAGATACCGGAGATCGTGATCAGTACTTTTGGATCGACATCGGAGAAGTGTGTTtctcttga
- the LOC130891890 gene encoding cytochrome c oxidase subunit NDUFA4, producing the protein MQGMSLKSLQKHKALIPLYFCVGLGCAGAVFYTLRLATRNPDVQWNRSGDISNEEFRKKQYKFYSPNVDYSKLESPAPKY; encoded by the exons atgcaAGGAATGAGTTTGAAATCATTACAAAAACACAAAGCA ttaatCCCTTTATATTTTTGTGTGGGACTGGGATGTGCTGGAGCGGTTTTCTATACTTTAAGATTGGCTACCAGGAATCCCGATGTTCAATGGAACAGAAGTGGAGATATCTCTAACGAAGAATTTAGAAAGAAGCAGTACAAG TTCTATTCACCAAACGTTGACTATTCGAAACTTGAAAGTCCAGctccaaaatattaa